One window of Nocardioides dongkuii genomic DNA carries:
- a CDS encoding sigma factor-like helix-turn-helix DNA-binding protein, which translates to MAVLVLTIDQRASRTGPDRVPEALAALAGVPALGGFERTAGDEVQGVLDDPATLPRAVEVLLRAQAWSIGIGVGEVSLPLPDHARAGTGAAYLHAREAVTAAKSSPWHLRVAGEPPAARQLESALWLWAAVLARRTTRGWEVADLVDEGLTYEQVGRRLGISQSAVSQRAQAAGIVEGRRARELVTHLAVGALGQDGTR; encoded by the coding sequence ATGGCCGTCCTGGTGCTCACCATCGACCAGCGCGCGAGCCGGACGGGGCCCGACCGCGTGCCGGAGGCGCTCGCCGCGCTCGCCGGCGTCCCCGCGCTGGGGGGCTTCGAGCGCACGGCCGGCGACGAGGTCCAGGGGGTCCTCGACGACCCGGCGACGCTCCCCCGCGCCGTCGAGGTGCTGCTGCGCGCGCAGGCGTGGAGCATCGGGATCGGCGTCGGCGAGGTCTCGCTGCCCCTCCCGGACCACGCCCGAGCCGGGACCGGCGCGGCGTACCTGCACGCGCGGGAGGCGGTCACCGCCGCCAAGAGCAGCCCCTGGCACCTGCGGGTCGCGGGCGAGCCTCCCGCCGCGCGCCAGCTGGAGTCGGCCCTGTGGCTGTGGGCGGCGGTGCTGGCGCGGCGTACGACCCGGGGGTGGGAGGTCGCCGACCTCGTCGACGAGGGCCTCACCTACGAGCAGGTGGGCCGCCGGCTCGGCATCAGCCAGTCGGCGGTGAGCCAGCGCGCCCAGGCGGCCGGGATCGTCGAGGGGCGGCGGGCCCGCGAGCTCGTCACCCACCTCGCTGTCGGTGCCCTGGGCCAGGATGGGACCCGATGA
- a CDS encoding class I SAM-dependent methyltransferase, producing the protein MVVQAIPARIRWAVDFMDVQPSDHVLEIGCGPGAGAEAICGKLETGKLFAIDRSESGVDRTKRRCARYVESGRLTVRQIDLATLRVPVKRLNKVFAFNVNLFWVRDCAEEIALLHERVLPGGAVFLFYEVRFPQQVPMMLERASAALSEGGFRVSVVEQKSPAVVGVVGRR; encoded by the coding sequence ATGGTGGTGCAGGCGATCCCCGCCCGGATCCGGTGGGCTGTTGACTTCATGGACGTCCAGCCGTCCGACCACGTCCTCGAGATCGGCTGCGGGCCAGGCGCGGGGGCCGAGGCGATCTGCGGCAAGCTCGAGACCGGCAAGCTCTTCGCCATCGACCGCTCGGAGTCGGGGGTCGACCGCACCAAGCGCCGCTGCGCGCGGTACGTCGAGTCCGGCCGGCTCACGGTCCGGCAGATCGACCTCGCGACGCTGCGGGTCCCGGTGAAGCGGCTGAACAAGGTCTTCGCCTTCAACGTCAACCTGTTCTGGGTCCGCGACTGCGCGGAGGAGATCGCCCTGCTGCACGAGCGGGTGCTGCCCGGGGGCGCGGTGTTCCTCTTCTACGAGGTGCGCTTCCCCCAGCAGGTGCCGATGATGCTGGAGCGCGCCTCGGCGGCGCTGAGCGAGGGCGGCTTCCGGGTCTCGGTCGTGGAGCAGAAGTCGCCCGCGGTCGTGGGCGTCGTCGGCCGACGCTGA
- a CDS encoding polyribonucleotide nucleotidyltransferase, whose amino-acid sequence MTDPVIHAVETVLDNGTFGTRTIKFETGFLARQAAGSVTAYLDDDTMLLSATTAGKHPKDHFDFFPLTIDVEERMYAAGKIPGSFFRSEGRPGEDAILTCRLIDRPLRPTFKKGLRNEVQVVITVMALNPDAPYDVLAINAASLSTQLSGLPFSGPVGGVRVALIEGQWVAFPTHSQLEDAVFDMVVAGRVTETGDVAIMMVEAEAPEHAWNLIQGGVQAPTEEIVASGLDAAKPFIKQLCEAQSELANVAAKPVQDFPVFLDYEDDVYAAVEAASAADLTSAMTIVDKLEREAKLDELKAALLEKLGGQFEGREKEIGAAFRSVSKQVMRERVLRDKIRMDGRGLADIRPLHAEVDVIPRVHGSALFERGETQILGVTTLDMLKMEQQLDTLSPEKHRRYMHKYVFPPFSTGETGRVGSPKRREVGHGALARRALLPVLPSREEFPYSIRQLSEAMGSNGSTSMGSVCASTMSLLQAGVPLKAPVAGIAMGLISGEVDGQTSYVALTDILGAEDAFGDMDFKVAGTRQFVTALQLDTKLDGIPAEVLAAALNQAKDARLAILDVMTEAIDAPEEMAATAPRIITVKIPVDKIGEVIGPKGKVINQIQDDTGASISIEDDGTIYIGATNGEAADAARAAVNAIANPTMPEVGERYLGTVVKTTNFGAFVSLLPGKDGLLHISKLRPLAGGKRVEAVEDVLSVGQKIQVQIGEIDDRGKLSLIPVVEEPEAGSDVDADVDADAEGAEEA is encoded by the coding sequence TTGACCGACCCCGTCATTCACGCCGTCGAGACTGTTCTCGACAACGGCACCTTCGGCACCCGCACCATCAAGTTCGAGACCGGGTTCCTTGCCCGGCAGGCCGCCGGCTCGGTGACCGCCTACCTCGATGACGACACCATGCTGCTCTCGGCGACGACCGCCGGGAAGCACCCCAAGGACCACTTCGACTTCTTCCCCCTGACGATCGACGTCGAGGAGCGGATGTACGCCGCGGGCAAGATCCCCGGCTCGTTCTTCCGGTCCGAGGGTCGGCCCGGCGAGGACGCGATCCTCACCTGCCGCCTCATCGACCGCCCGCTGCGCCCGACGTTCAAGAAGGGCCTGCGCAACGAGGTCCAGGTCGTCATCACGGTGATGGCGCTGAACCCCGACGCGCCGTACGACGTGCTGGCGATCAACGCCGCCTCGCTGTCGACCCAGCTCTCCGGCCTGCCGTTCTCCGGCCCCGTCGGCGGCGTCCGCGTCGCCCTCATCGAGGGCCAGTGGGTCGCGTTCCCGACGCACAGCCAGCTCGAGGACGCCGTCTTCGACATGGTCGTCGCGGGCCGCGTGACCGAGACCGGCGACGTCGCGATCATGATGGTCGAGGCCGAGGCTCCCGAGCACGCCTGGAACCTCATCCAGGGCGGCGTCCAGGCGCCGACCGAGGAGATCGTGGCCAGCGGCCTCGACGCCGCGAAGCCGTTCATCAAGCAGCTCTGCGAGGCGCAGTCCGAGCTCGCCAACGTGGCCGCCAAGCCGGTCCAGGACTTCCCGGTCTTCCTCGACTACGAGGACGACGTGTACGCCGCGGTCGAGGCGGCCTCCGCGGCCGACCTGACCTCCGCGATGACGATCGTGGACAAGCTGGAGCGTGAGGCCAAGCTCGACGAGCTGAAGGCCGCGCTGCTGGAGAAGCTCGGCGGCCAGTTCGAGGGCCGCGAGAAGGAGATCGGCGCGGCGTTCCGCTCGGTCAGCAAGCAGGTCATGCGCGAGCGCGTGCTGCGCGACAAGATCCGCATGGACGGCCGCGGCCTCGCCGACATCCGTCCGCTGCACGCCGAGGTCGACGTGATCCCGCGCGTCCACGGCTCGGCGCTGTTCGAGCGCGGCGAGACCCAGATCCTGGGCGTCACCACGCTGGACATGCTCAAGATGGAGCAGCAGCTCGACACGCTCTCCCCGGAGAAGCACCGCCGCTACATGCACAAGTACGTCTTCCCGCCGTTCTCCACCGGCGAGACCGGCCGGGTCGGCTCCCCGAAGCGCCGCGAGGTCGGCCACGGTGCGCTCGCGCGCCGTGCCCTGCTGCCGGTGCTCCCGAGCCGCGAGGAGTTCCCCTACTCCATCCGCCAGCTCTCCGAGGCGATGGGCTCCAACGGCTCCACCTCGATGGGCTCGGTCTGCGCCTCGACGATGTCGCTGCTCCAGGCCGGCGTGCCGCTCAAGGCGCCCGTCGCGGGCATCGCGATGGGCCTCATCTCCGGTGAGGTCGACGGCCAGACGTCGTACGTCGCGCTGACCGACATCCTCGGCGCCGAGGACGCGTTCGGCGACATGGACTTCAAGGTCGCCGGCACCCGCCAGTTCGTCACCGCCCTCCAGCTCGACACCAAGCTCGACGGCATCCCCGCCGAGGTGCTGGCCGCCGCGCTGAACCAGGCCAAGGACGCCCGCCTGGCGATCCTCGACGTGATGACCGAGGCGATCGACGCTCCCGAGGAGATGGCGGCCACCGCGCCGCGGATCATCACCGTGAAGATCCCCGTCGACAAGATCGGCGAGGTCATCGGCCCGAAGGGCAAGGTGATCAACCAGATCCAGGACGACACCGGCGCGTCGATCTCGATCGAGGACGACGGCACCATCTACATCGGTGCGACGAACGGCGAGGCGGCCGACGCCGCGCGCGCCGCCGTCAACGCGATCGCCAACCCGACGATGCCCGAGGTCGGCGAGCGCTACCTCGGCACGGTCGTGAAGACGACTAACTTCGGTGCGTTCGTCTCGCTGCTGCCCGGCAAGGACGGCCTGCTGCACATCAGCAAGCTGCGCCCGCTCGCCGGTGGCAAGCGCGTCGAGGCCGTCGAGGACGTGCTGTCGGTCGGCCAGAAGATCCAGGTCCAGATCGGCGAGATCGACGACCGCGGCAAGCTGTCGCTGATCCCCGTCGTGGAGGAGCCCGAGGCCGGGTCGGACGTCGACGCAGACGTCGACGCCGACGCCGAGGGCGCCGAGGAGGCCTGA
- a CDS encoding M16 family metallopeptidase, translating into MRDADGQVTSTIRRTVLPSGLRVISEQMAGVRSAAIGVWVGVGSRDESASLHGCSHFLEHLLFKGTRERSALDISIALDAVGGEFNAFTAKEYTCFHARVLDEDLPLAVDVLGDMITASLLSEDDVEAERDVILDEIAMHDDDPDDVVHNLFAEQAWGPDTPLGRGIAGTAESIAALSRAQVARFYRKHYRAANMVVSAAGSVDHAALVDQVRAAFGREGFLDGEEAPVPPRSGAVARRVHPGTVTASRPFEQVNVVLGMQGVPRDDDRRFALGVLNTALGGGTSSRLFQEVRERRGLAYSVYSFASHHADSGLVGVAVGCLPSKLDDVLDVVRAELRRVAAEGISEEELSRGKGQLRGGLVLGLEDSGSRMSRIGKAELVHDELLSIDEVMARIEAVTLDDVRSVAAQVFGRREILAVVGPS; encoded by the coding sequence GTGCGTGACGCCGACGGCCAGGTGACCTCGACGATCCGCCGCACGGTCCTGCCCAGCGGCCTGCGGGTGATCTCCGAGCAGATGGCCGGGGTGCGCTCCGCCGCGATCGGCGTCTGGGTCGGCGTCGGCTCGCGCGACGAGTCGGCGTCCCTGCACGGCTGCTCGCACTTCCTCGAGCACCTGCTGTTCAAGGGCACGCGGGAGCGCTCCGCGCTCGACATCTCGATCGCGCTGGACGCGGTGGGCGGGGAGTTCAACGCCTTCACCGCCAAGGAGTACACCTGCTTCCACGCGCGGGTCCTCGACGAGGACCTGCCGCTGGCCGTCGACGTGCTCGGCGACATGATCACCGCCTCGTTGCTCTCCGAGGACGACGTCGAGGCCGAGCGCGACGTGATCCTCGACGAGATCGCGATGCACGACGACGACCCCGACGACGTCGTCCACAACCTCTTCGCCGAGCAGGCCTGGGGGCCGGACACGCCCCTCGGTCGCGGCATCGCCGGCACCGCCGAGTCGATCGCGGCCCTCAGCCGCGCCCAGGTCGCGCGGTTCTACCGCAAGCACTACCGCGCCGCGAACATGGTCGTCTCGGCCGCCGGCAGCGTCGACCACGCCGCGCTCGTGGACCAGGTGCGCGCCGCCTTCGGCCGGGAGGGCTTCCTGGACGGCGAGGAGGCCCCCGTGCCGCCGCGCTCCGGCGCCGTCGCGCGCCGCGTGCACCCGGGCACCGTGACGGCCTCCCGGCCCTTCGAGCAGGTCAACGTGGTGCTCGGCATGCAGGGCGTCCCGCGTGACGACGACCGGCGCTTCGCCCTCGGCGTGCTCAACACCGCTCTCGGCGGCGGGACGTCGAGCCGACTCTTCCAGGAGGTCAGGGAGCGCCGCGGCCTGGCGTACTCGGTCTACTCCTTCGCCAGCCACCACGCCGACTCCGGCCTGGTGGGGGTCGCGGTCGGCTGCCTCCCGAGCAAGCTGGACGACGTCCTCGACGTGGTGCGCGCCGAGCTGCGGCGCGTCGCGGCCGAGGGGATCAGCGAGGAGGAGCTGTCCCGCGGCAAGGGTCAGCTCCGCGGCGGGCTGGTGCTGGGCCTGGAGGACTCCGGCTCGCGGATGTCGCGGATCGGCAAGGCCGAGCTGGTGCACGACGAGCTGCTCAGCATCGACGAGGTGATGGCCCGGATCGAGGCGGTCACCCTGGACGACGTCCGCTCCGTGGCCGCCCAGGTGTTCGGCCGGCGCGAGATCCTGGCGGTCGTCGGCCCCTCCTGA
- a CDS encoding DUF6458 family protein, with the protein MGYGLGIFLLALGLILALAVNDAINSVDLTMVGWILAAVGLLAIALTAFTANSARRTRAVATTTHADGTQTSTERRVHNDPPAV; encoded by the coding sequence ATGGGCTACGGACTGGGGATCTTCCTCCTCGCCCTCGGCTTGATCCTGGCGCTCGCCGTCAACGACGCCATCAATAGCGTCGACCTCACCATGGTGGGCTGGATCCTGGCGGCCGTCGGGCTCCTCGCGATCGCGCTCACCGCCTTCACCGCCAACTCCGCCCGCCGGACCCGCGCGGTCGCGACGACCACCCACGCCGACGGCACGCAGACCTCCACCGAGCGGCGCGTGCACAACGACCCGCCGGCGGTCTGA
- the rpsO gene encoding 30S ribosomal protein S15 encodes MSIGTDAETKKKIIAEYATTEGDTGSPEVQIALLSYRISHLTDHLKQHKHDHHSRRGLLLLVGQRRRLLNYLQKTEIARYRSIVERLGLRR; translated from the coding sequence ATGTCGATCGGTACCGACGCGGAGACCAAGAAGAAGATCATCGCCGAGTACGCCACGACCGAGGGCGACACCGGTTCGCCCGAGGTCCAGATCGCGCTGCTGAGCTACCGGATCAGTCACCTGACCGACCACCTCAAGCAGCACAAGCACGACCACCACAGCCGGCGCGGCCTGCTGCTGCTGGTCGGCCAGCGCCGTCGCCTGCTGAACTACCTGCAGAAGACGGAGATCGCGCGCTACCGCTCGATCGTCGAGCGTCTCGGCCTGCGCCGCTGA
- a CDS encoding sensor histidine kinase, with protein sequence MSTAPPLDPAPSAAPAPMPVPGRLRATGYAAAQVVLFVPAALLVVLWVVGGVLMVVWVGALLLALAVPATRAFADLHRRMAARVLEAPLPAPYAPLDGLGPLARLRTVARDPMTWRDLGWLLMSLTAGFVLSLLVVLLLVSVVTWWVWWYAAGPLMRLRSSLDRAFLSPGTTERLEQRVQQLTETRAELVDHSAAELRRLERDLHDGAQARLVALSMSLGMADSMFASDPAAARRLVSDARQTTTAALGELRSVVRGIHPPVLADRGLAGAVEALALDMALPVEVHAQLLGRPPAPVESAVYFAVAECLANTGKHADARHAWVRLGHADGMLRAEVGDDGHGGADPAAGTGLTGVGRRLAAFDGTMMVSSPVGGPTVVVLEVPCALSWPRTTPSSGPG encoded by the coding sequence GTGAGCACCGCCCCTCCCCTCGACCCAGCGCCCTCGGCTGCACCTGCGCCGATGCCCGTGCCGGGCCGGCTGCGGGCGACGGGGTACGCCGCCGCGCAGGTGGTGCTGTTCGTGCCGGCGGCGCTCCTCGTCGTGCTCTGGGTCGTGGGCGGCGTGCTGATGGTCGTGTGGGTCGGTGCCCTCCTCCTCGCGCTCGCCGTGCCCGCGACCCGGGCGTTCGCCGACCTGCACCGGCGGATGGCCGCCCGGGTGCTGGAGGCGCCGCTGCCCGCGCCGTACGCCCCCCTCGACGGGCTCGGCCCGCTGGCCCGGCTGCGGACGGTCGCGCGGGACCCGATGACCTGGCGCGACCTGGGCTGGCTGCTGATGTCGCTGACGGCGGGGTTCGTGCTCTCGCTGCTGGTGGTGCTGCTGCTGGTCTCGGTCGTGACCTGGTGGGTGTGGTGGTACGCCGCGGGGCCGCTGATGCGGCTGCGCAGCAGCTTGGACCGGGCGTTCCTCTCCCCCGGCACGACCGAGCGGCTCGAGCAGCGGGTGCAGCAGCTGACCGAGACCCGCGCCGAGCTCGTCGACCACTCCGCCGCCGAGCTGCGCCGCCTCGAGCGCGACCTGCACGACGGCGCGCAGGCGCGCCTGGTCGCGCTGTCGATGAGCCTCGGGATGGCCGACTCGATGTTCGCCTCCGACCCGGCGGCGGCGCGCCGGCTGGTCAGCGACGCCCGGCAGACGACCACCGCGGCGCTCGGGGAGCTGCGCTCGGTCGTGCGCGGGATCCACCCGCCGGTGCTGGCCGACCGCGGCCTCGCCGGGGCCGTGGAGGCCCTCGCGCTGGACATGGCGCTGCCGGTCGAGGTGCACGCGCAGCTGCTCGGCCGGCCGCCGGCGCCCGTGGAGTCGGCGGTCTACTTCGCGGTCGCCGAGTGCCTGGCGAACACCGGCAAGCACGCCGACGCCCGGCACGCCTGGGTCCGGCTCGGGCACGCCGACGGGATGCTGCGCGCGGAGGTCGGGGACGACGGGCACGGCGGCGCCGACCCCGCTGCGGGCACCGGCCTGACCGGTGTGGGGCGTCGACTGGCGGCCTTCGACGGCACGATGATGGTCTCGAGCCCCGTCGGGGGGCCGACCGTCGTCGTCCTGGAGGTCCCGTGCGCCTTGTCCTGGCCGAGGACCACGCCCTCCTCCGGGCCGGGCTGA
- a CDS encoding MMPL family transporter, translating to MSNPLTAVPIRAARWSAAHPWLAVLGWLALVAVAVGLAVAVPTQEASDADHRMGESGRADQLLDEAGLDDPPSEVFLVTGDPDRADEAESAAAALVDGLRPLVGVDEVAEPQRDPDGTALLVAVRLARDHEDAGPMRAVTERVAAEHPGVEVRQAGDLTLDAAIDDRVADDLASAEVISLPITLLLMLVAFGAVVAAGLPVLLAAASVGATIGISAPLSHLVPADPTVTSMIVLIGMAVGVDYSLFYLKREREERARGRSTLDAVEIAAQTSGHSILVSGGAVIASMAGLFLVGDSTFNSLAVGAIVVVAVAVLGSITVLPALLAGLGRRVDRPRVPLLWRLNARIGRGGISRRVLAPVVRRPGLALVLAGSVVGVLCVPALGMTTHTANLETLPASIPEVQTMREVTATFPSEGAVAEVVVRAPAAQQDAVRTALERLDRDAVATGSFVATGEPVETSADGRTSVLEMGMPFEESDDRVDDALHLLRDDLVPAAGDLPGAEVVVGGGTAESLDFVERQRERLPLVVGFVLLLTLLIMAATFRSLPVALLSTVLNLGSVGVAFGLITLVFQHGWLESLLGFESSGFVIDWIPLFVLVILVGLSMDYHVFVVSRIREHVDLGLPTRLAVERGVADTAGVVTSAAAVMVSVFAIFATLSMLEMKMMGVGLSAAILLDATLVRLVLLPAALVLLGDRVWWPRRPAGQAAGSGEPAAGDSPAYPATFAQVGER from the coding sequence ATGAGCAACCCCCTCACCGCCGTCCCGATCCGCGCGGCGCGCTGGAGCGCCGCCCACCCCTGGCTCGCCGTGCTCGGCTGGCTGGCGCTGGTCGCCGTCGCCGTCGGCCTCGCCGTCGCGGTGCCGACCCAGGAGGCGAGCGACGCCGACCACCGGATGGGGGAGTCCGGCCGGGCCGACCAACTGCTGGACGAGGCCGGCCTCGACGACCCGCCGTCGGAGGTCTTCCTGGTCACCGGCGACCCCGACCGGGCCGACGAGGCGGAGTCCGCCGCGGCCGCCCTGGTCGACGGCCTGCGTCCCCTCGTCGGCGTCGACGAGGTGGCCGAGCCGCAGCGGGACCCCGACGGCACGGCGCTCCTGGTCGCCGTGCGCCTGGCCCGCGACCACGAGGACGCGGGCCCGATGCGCGCGGTGACCGAGCGGGTCGCTGCCGAGCACCCCGGGGTCGAGGTCCGGCAGGCCGGCGACCTCACCCTGGACGCGGCCATCGACGACCGGGTCGCCGACGACCTCGCCTCGGCGGAGGTGATCAGCCTGCCGATCACGCTTCTGCTGATGCTGGTCGCCTTCGGGGCCGTGGTCGCCGCCGGGCTGCCGGTGCTGCTGGCCGCCGCGAGCGTCGGCGCCACGATCGGGATCAGCGCGCCGCTCTCCCACCTGGTCCCGGCCGACCCGACCGTGACCAGCATGATCGTGCTGATCGGCATGGCGGTCGGGGTCGACTACTCGCTGTTCTACCTCAAGCGCGAGCGCGAGGAGCGGGCCCGCGGCCGCTCCACCCTCGACGCCGTCGAGATCGCGGCCCAGACCTCCGGCCACTCCATCCTGGTCTCCGGCGGCGCGGTGATCGCCTCCATGGCGGGCCTGTTCCTGGTCGGCGACAGCACCTTCAACTCCCTCGCCGTCGGCGCGATCGTCGTCGTCGCGGTCGCGGTCCTCGGCTCGATCACCGTCCTGCCCGCCCTGCTGGCCGGTCTCGGCCGCCGCGTCGACCGCCCCCGGGTCCCGCTGCTGTGGCGCCTCAACGCCCGGATCGGGCGGGGCGGGATCAGCCGCCGCGTGCTGGCCCCCGTCGTACGCCGGCCGGGGCTGGCGCTGGTGCTCGCCGGGTCCGTGGTCGGGGTCCTGTGCGTCCCCGCCCTCGGCATGACGACCCACACCGCCAACCTCGAGACCCTCCCCGCCTCGATCCCGGAGGTGCAGACGATGCGCGAGGTGACCGCGACGTTCCCGTCCGAGGGCGCGGTCGCCGAGGTCGTGGTCCGCGCGCCGGCGGCGCAGCAGGACGCCGTCCGCACCGCGCTGGAGCGGCTGGACCGCGACGCCGTGGCGACCGGGTCCTTCGTCGCCACCGGGGAGCCCGTCGAGACCTCCGCCGACGGTCGGACGTCGGTGCTGGAGATGGGGATGCCGTTCGAGGAGTCCGACGACCGGGTGGACGACGCGCTGCACCTGCTGCGCGACGACCTGGTGCCGGCCGCCGGGGACCTCCCGGGCGCCGAGGTGGTCGTGGGCGGCGGGACCGCGGAGTCCCTCGACTTCGTCGAGCGCCAGCGCGAGCGGCTGCCGCTGGTCGTCGGGTTCGTGCTGCTGCTGACGCTGCTGATCATGGCCGCGACGTTCCGGAGCCTGCCGGTGGCGCTGCTCTCCACCGTGCTCAACCTCGGGTCGGTCGGCGTGGCGTTCGGGCTGATCACGCTGGTCTTCCAGCACGGCTGGCTGGAGTCCCTGCTGGGCTTCGAGAGCTCCGGCTTCGTCATCGACTGGATCCCGCTGTTCGTGCTCGTCATCCTCGTCGGGCTCTCGATGGACTACCACGTCTTCGTGGTCAGCCGGATCCGAGAGCACGTCGACCTCGGCCTGCCGACCCGGCTCGCGGTGGAGCGCGGGGTCGCCGACACGGCCGGCGTGGTGACCAGCGCGGCGGCGGTGATGGTCTCGGTCTTTGCGATCTTCGCGACCCTCAGCATGCTGGAGATGAAGATGATGGGCGTCGGCCTCTCGGCCGCGATCCTGCTGGACGCGACGCTGGTGCGGCTGGTGCTGCTGCCCGCGGCGCTGGTGCTCCTGGGCGACCGGGTCTGGTGGCCGCGCCGCCCGGCGGGGCAGGCAGCGGGGTCCGGTGAGCCCGCCGCGGGGGATTCCCCGGCGTACCCCGCGACGTTTGCGCAGGTCGGTGAACGGTGA